The following DNA comes from Epinephelus moara isolate mb chromosome 2, YSFRI_EMoa_1.0, whole genome shotgun sequence.
ttttaaccgtttctgtaaagtgactttgagaactttgaaaagcgctttataaataaaatgtattattattactgaatgtatacacatgctgcttgtTAATGAATATAACAATGAATAAAGGCTGACCTGCTCTAAAgaaaccagtgaagggaaactttgccaatgtttaaccagctgtgtgacatcacagtgtgtgcagataaacagtgtttggcttcccctgAAGCTCCCTGCCTGTGCGGCAGTGGAGATCCAGGCACTGGTTGCAtgggggaagccaaacaccattcatctgcacacactgcgatgacacacagctggttaaaCATTGGCAAACTGTCCTGTTtaattcattgtcttctgtttcAATCACCGGTAATGTGGTGGTTCAggtttacactgtgatctgtagcctacagTTCGGCTTTAGCTCCGATCGACTGTAATCTTTGTGACCTTTTTTTGTGAGTTTGACATTCTGATACATCCTTGAACCACATATTGTAGaccttctgtctgcttcttttCGAAatcgcattttctttttttgtgtgtgtgttttttaaaattggaCATtgttcttcagggagtgcagttagtgagTCGGGGCTCCATGCTAACTCCAACAGCTTGATGGACCATCataaaggggcggggcttagcaaagggtcaactGACTGAAACATGTTGTTTTATGGTACAGGACCAAAATCATTCCTTTTActttatattaaatataaaataagttGTTCAACAGAGTTCAGTGTTTTGCTGGCATTAATTAAACATGAGTATGAATCAGTGTGCCCTTTTATAATGAGgtcactctgctgctgttggtgtCCTCTGTCTGGAAAAGTTTAAGAGGAGTCAAAGCAGAGTTTCAGCTCAGTGAGGAGGGACTCTCAGTATGACTGCAGCAGGTGAAGGCTCACATTGACACAACGTCACAAAAGTGTTTTCTTCTAATTTCTGACCAAAGGATTTCATTGACTCTGAAATNTACATGTTGATTATCTGTGCCAACCTCCTGCTGATTGTGGTTATCTGTGTGAACAGAAGCTTACATGAACCTATGTACATGTTTCTGTGCAGCCTGTTTGTAAATGAACTGTATGGTAGTACAGGGTTGTTTCCATTGCTGCTGCTTCAGATCCTCTCTGACATTCACACTGTCTCAGCTTCAGCTTGTTTCCTGCAGATTTTCTTTGTGTACTCTTACGGAAGTGTAGAACTTTTAAACTTAGCCATCATTTCTTATGACAGATATCTTGCCATCTGTTATCCTCTGCAGTATAACATACGGATGACATATGAAAAAGTTGCACTCTTTATTGTTCTGATATGGTTAGTCGTATTTCTTGTGAATTTCTTTACACTGCCTTTGATTGTGCCTTTACAGCTGTGTGGGAACATCATTAACAAAGTGTACTGTGACAATCACTCTGTAGTGAAACTGGCCTGCTCTGACACAACAGTCATTAACATCTATGGACTCATTGTCAGTGCCTTCTCAGTCTTTGGCCCTCTAACTTTAATCTGTTACACGTATATAAAGATccttaaagtttgtttttctggttCTAAACAGACGAGACAGAAAGCTGTCAGCACCTGCACACCTCACCTTGCCTCTCTGCTCAACTTTTCTTTCGGGGCTTTCTTTGAAATAGTTCAGAGCAGGTTTAATATGACTGGTGTTCCCAATATGTTGCGAATCTTTTTATCATTGTATTTTCTCACATGTCCTCCCCTCTTTAACCCTGTGATATACGGCCTGAAACTGTCTACAATTCGTGTGACAtgtaaaaatctgattttaaatGTAGGCTGTTAGTATTAGCAGACACACAACAGATGTGCCTGTTGTCTTTAATGATATTTTACCTTCGTATTGTTCTGTGCAATGTGTTACCATTTTAAACACAAGTGTGTACACAGGGACATGATGGCCACAGTAGTAATGCTAAAAGAACTGAATACATTCAGTAGCAGAGGGGGAATTAAAAGCTCTGTGTAATCAGAAAATAGcatattaaacacagtttgCTTTTTAACCACGTATTTGTGGAGACAAGTGGCTGCATCTTGAATGAAACTGTTCACATATTTGCCATTGTGTTATGTTAACATCAGAAAACTCAGACCATTCAGAACTTTATAAACATGACGACATTCGAGGAGGTTACGATGTTGTTAATTCTGAGATCACAACAGAAAAAGTGACAGCGGCGCCATCATAGATTGCAGAGGTGGGActgagtcattgttttgcaagtcacaagtaagccccaagtccgagtcaagtcccaagtcatgaCCAACAAGCCCCTGGTTTAGTCCcatgtcaagactgacaagtcccaagtcctcaACTTTGAGTTTTAAGTCCTACACAAGTCATTACATgttcttcaccaaatgtaatgccattttaacaaaaatttacagaaatcatggatgcttttttaaaatttgtatttatttgttgacCAGTTTTGGTCAAACAAGTGCAGCTGAACTTCATCTTAAAAAAACGTAGTGCTgacaatttcaattcaatttcaatttcaatttcaattttatttataaagcccaatatcacaaatcacaatttgcctcacagggctttacagcatacgacatccctctgtccttatgaccctcacagctgatNNNNNNNNNNNNNNNNNNNNNNNNNNNNNNNNNNNNNNNNNNNNNNNNNNNNNNNNNNNNNNNNNNNNNNNNNNNNNNNNNNNNNNNNNNNNNNNNNNNNNNNNNNNNNNNNNNNNNNNNNNNNNNNNNNNNNNNNNNNNNNNNNNNNNNNNNNNNNNNNNNNNNNNNNNNNNNNNNNNNNNNNNNNNNNNNNNNNNNNNNNNNNNNNNNNNNNNNNNNNNNNNNNNNNNNNNNNNNNNNNNNNNNNNNNNNNNNNNNNNNNNNNNNNNNNNNNNNNNNNNNNNNNNNNNNNNNNNNNNNNNNNNNNNNNNNNNNNNNNNNNNNNNNNNNNNNNNNNNNNNNNNNNNNNNNNNNNNNNNNNNNNNNNNNNNNNNNNNNNNNNNNNNNNNNNNNNNNNNNNNNNNNNNNNNNNNNNNNNNNNNNNNNNNNNNNNNNNNNNNNNNNNNNNNNNNNNNNNNNNNNNNNNNNNNNNNNNNNNNNNNNNNNNNNNNNNNNNNNNNNNNNNNNNNNNNNNNNNNNNNNNNNNNNtgcctcccggaccgtaacaggaagatgattccacaggagaggagcctgatagctgaaggctctggctcctgatctacttttggagactttagggaccacgagtaaccctgcgttctcaatGCACCTTTTGTAGCATATAGCACTGTTAACAACAACAGAGTGAAATGTGTATGTTTCTATCCTGTCTTGTATAATATGAATGTACATTATGTAAATTGGTAAATACAGTTGTAATCATATACCATATCAGCGATTGTAAAATACTCTTTAATCTTTGGATTTATGGAAACGTTTCAAGTATTTTTAAGCCAaaagactcaagtccaagtaTAGTCATGAATTATTTGTGTTACAGTCCAAGTTAAGTCCATCCATTTATTCATTGTCTGTAACGACTAATGCTGCTGAGGTCACaaggggggtggagcctatcccaggtgacattgggcaagaggtggagttcaccctggacaagtcaccagactatcacaggactgacacatagagacagacaaccattcacactcacattcacacctacggacaatttagagcaggggtgtcaaacatacggcctcCTCCAGACTGGCCCCGCCAAAGGGTTCAatctggcccactggatgactagGCTAAGTACAAAGTTTTAAGGGCCAGGTTAAGAAGTGATTAGCTGCTTCAGAGGCCTCTCCACCCCAATTACAATATACTTCTCTGGGAAAAAACTCTCAAATAGTTACAGATATTAAacaatgtgcaaaatattgtcagtcAGCAAGAATCTTTATTAAAATTCCTTCTTAAAACAATATAAGTGGAGCTGTATTACTAAAAAAACATGTAGTGACTGAGAGGTATAACTGAATGTGGGAAAACTGAGACATATTATTGAAACTGCACCTATTTTTCTGAAGACTTCTCAGGTTGTTCATCTGTTTTATGAAATGGTGAACATTCACAGAATGTATTTGTGCTTCTTTACATGAACAAAAAAATGGAAACTGGTGTTATTTGCaggttattttttaatgtttttatcgGTCCAGCCCACTTGTGATCAGCTGGTTggatgtggcccatgaactaaaatgagtttgacacccctgatttaGAGTCATTAATTAACCTGCAtctctttggattgtgggaggaaactggagcacctggaggaaacccacgctgacacagggagaacatgtcagagcacctggaggaaacccatgtTGACCACACCACATATATGTTAATGTCCGCCTCCTCTGTTCACTGAGTTTTTCCTACTGACTAAAATATGAGCCTGTACACATCTACTGTGGACAAGGGTGCAACTTAACACTTTCCCTCCTACTGACAAGATTTTCTGTCATTCATGACACAATGCTCCCCGCCATTGATGGGATATTCCGGCAATCCgtgttttcactgctttaagATAGGGGGCACTGTTACACATCTCGTGAAATAGAACAGCACTGCCGtgtccaaaaataaatgaagaagaAAATCCGCTGGAAACCGGAGGAAGATGTTGCAGCTTGTAAACTGCACGATGGAAAAGTTTACGGTTGCACAAGCCGTGGAGATGTTGATGGACTCGGACtctgacacttcctgttttgatcaacattctgaatGTGATTTGGATGAAGAAACAAACGAGTTTGGTGGGACGAAACAGGATCTCCATGACAACCACAGAGGAGACGGAGACAACAGAACACTGAACGATCACTAAACGTGACAATGTGTTCAGCTATACTTTGAAGAgaattttatcattattattattattattatattatattatattttcatttatacaatgcaaacttagataagaaaatacaaaaaatgtaaatgtgaatcGATTTTGTTCTAGAAAATTACTTtttgacaaaaatgcatttttctcagctttttgtctgaaaaggataaataaaatggttttttgtttataaaaacaggaggactgttctttattttgatgtataTACTGTTCACATAATtatagaacaaattattctgtgggtcttgaaATATTAGTGAAGATGATCAAAAAGGCCGACGGTGGctggcaacttaaaaataatactctggCAGGAAAGTGTAAATACACctaatattatatttttgtttctgctttttACATGTTATTGTCATTCTTTTTTCATAAGTTATTTCCTACTCGGATCAGCTCTGTACTCTGCAAAGATTATGTCTTAAACATGTCTGCCCTTTCTCGAAGAGGAACCCTTCCTCTACAGTTATTACTGAAGTCAGATGAAAACGTGatgggacaacaacgaaagttaagggggCAGGATGATTGTATGACTGCAAAGacaaacccttttcttttttcctaaacccagcaatgtgtgtttgttgtttaagggaaaaaataaaaataaataatggtggtcggtgtgagagtgtgttggtTTGTTACATCAATACGTACCGCTCTGTGAGGACACTTGTTCTTGTGACTTTTCCAGAAATAAAAAGTAGCATCTACTCAAATGTTGTGCTGAAGTACCATTAAGAGATAATTGTACCAAAATCATAAGAGGCTATAATGTTGAgtgaattaattttatttttcataacaataacaaaatgcACAGTTCTACATTAGAATACTTCAAAGGTCTGATTAAATTAAAGCTGATAAGTAAACCTGTTCAGCGACTTGGCAACAGCTTATACCAACCATCTttaataaatgattaattaatagTTCATTGAATTTTAGGTGGggtattttactgtaaataaacaaattgaGCAGATATTTACAACACTTTGTAAATGGTTAATATTTGGTTTGGAAACTGTCTAGAAGTATTATTTTCGACAGCTATAACAAAAATCATAACACCTTGTTTGATGATTAATAAATACTGTGCAATACATCTGTAAACATTATCTGGGTGGTTATTATAAAGCTGCGGTGGTTGTAGCTGCACTATGGAGTGTTTACTAACCATCTCATAAGGTTTATAACAGCCATCCAAAATATAGTTTATGGACTCTTTACAAACCATTTTTTATCCTTTACAAGGTGTTACAAATATCCAATCCATTTATCAGCATATCTATACAAATCATCTGATCATCACTAACAAATACTGAATATAGTATATTAAAAGTTTTGCAATATGGACAATAAAAAACTGTTAACATAGATAATAACATTACTTATAATGACTGAACACTATCAATTattactttattgttttttaacagaaaaatatgGACTAACTTCAGTTTAATTAACtattcatttttatcatttgttaATGATGGTTTTGAGAAATTGTTACAGACAACATTAATATCCTATATTTGACAACAGACTTTTACCTGTTTCACGGATCTTGGACATGTTCAAGCCATACAGTACAGGGTTGAACAGTGGCGGGCATGTAAGGAAGTATAAGGATAAAAATATTCGCATCATGTTGGGCACACTGCTCATATTAAACCTGCTCTGTATTAATTCAAAGCAAGTACCAACAGAAAAGTTAAAGAGGGAAATGAGGTGAGGTGTGCAGGTACTGACAGCTTTCTGTCTGGTCTGTTTAGaaccagaaaaacaaactaaaagaaTCTTCATGTACGTGTAAAGTATGAAAATTAAAGCCCCAAAGATTGTGCCAAAACATGCAAGGAGCCCATAAGCATTAACTACAACAGTATCTGAGCATGCCAGCTTGACAACAGAGTGGCTATCACAGTAAACTTTGTAGATGATGTTCCCACACAGCTGGGAATCAGAATTCAAATATGTATAGACAACACATGCAAGCAAAGGATATAACCATATTAAAGCTATAAGAGTGGCGATCTTGTTATGAGTCATCTGTGTGTTATACTGCAGAGGATAACAGATAGCAAGATATCTGTCATAAGACATTATGGCTAAGTTTAAATATTCAACAGCTCCATATGTGTACAAACTGAAAATCTGCAGGAAACAACAGGAAGTAGAGACAGTGTGAATGTCAGAGAGGATCTGAAGCAGCAGCAATGGAAACAACCCTGTACTACCATACAGTTCATTTACAAACAGGCTGCACAGAAACATGTACATAGGTTCATGTAAGCTTCTGTTCACACAGATAACCACAATCAGCAGGAGGTTGGCACTAacaatgaaaatatataaagaCAAAACGATAATAAAATACAAGTACTTCAAAGCTCCAGTGTCAAAATAGGCAGCAAGTGTGAAATATGAAACCTGTGTAAAGTTAATCATGATCCCTCTTTAGGTTCACAACAACTCCTCTGTACACACCAAGCATTACTTAGCTTTTGTTATAGATTTGTAAAAATTTAACTAGCTTCAGCTTTGAATTGTTTGGCACGATTTTCAACTTAAACATAAAGCACACATGAACAGAGGTCAGTGCAGTAATGCTAAACAGATTCATCATCATGGAAACTATTGTAAAAAACATCACTAAATGGACCATTTTAGTCACAGCAATATCCtggttaaaatgtacaaaacaaagtCAGAATCATCGTGTGAATGTGATTATTCACCTGCTGCCCCTTTGTACTGTAACTGTGAGAGCCTCTAACTAAGCTCAAACCCTGATTCAACGTCTtatcaaaacttttaaagacAGAGAACACCCACAGCAGCAGCGTGACCTCACATCAAAAGGTCCCAGTGAtcctcaagtttttttttttatgtcagaaaaaaataaaagaagaaaagtttGTAGCCTGCTCTTTGTAAtttctaaccctaacctcaAAGATTGATACTGATCATTTCAATTCCCTAAAAGAACAATTTTCAGTCAATTGTGATTCCTTCTTTCAGAAGTTACTGAATACTGGATTGTTGCAATAGTTGCTTCATTCCCAAAGTGGTAGACTCCACCAGTATAAAACAATTCAGAACCATCTCACTGCTGACTGTGGTTGGATTAAATCTTCACAAGTGATTTTTTTGCCGACTTGCGTGAGTctgaagaagaataaaaaaacaagacttcAAAGCTGACACAGTGTAGCTTacagtagcctgcagctgcatcTTTGCAGTGGAAGAGGCACAGTCCTGAAAGTCAGtcaacaaatcaatcaatcagtccaATTTGTCATTTTACTATACATCTGTTTGCATTCACtagaccacagatgatttgtcatttgttaagatCTAAACTTGACATGTGGAGGCTTTTCTTCTGGGTCTGTGGTCTGAAATGGCGGCTGAGACAACATGATCTTTGTTCATCAAACAAAGGACAGCCATTTGGCACTCAACTCCACAGGATGCCTCATtgtcacacctcagtgagagtCCTGCCCATGGACCCAGTTTTTAAACTCGACTGGGTGTTACCGTCACAGTGACCTGTGAccctgtgatgtcaccaggcCAACAGACCTCAGCTTCTTGGTTTGGTATGAACTTTTTTTGCCCCTGAATCACTGAAGGGGGCTCTTGCTCCTAGATCTCAACAGACACAGAACCTGAAGACCAGAGAAGTTAGTgtgccaaacacaaggtttgcaaccaACTTTTCAACAAGAAGAGCCAAGTCGAGTTGGCACAAGACTTCTAACTCTGCAAGTATACTCAGATCTGCGCCTTTGGATCAAAGACACAAGGACTGAATCTGGAACAACATTTCTTTCCAGCCTTCAACTGCCAGCTAACAAAAGCAACACGCCACAGCatctctttttcatttaatttttttaaatttaatttttaattttctatactttattaattaaattcaattcaattcaattttttcactccgttgtcattaacacacaggtctgaaatacacgcacatgcacaaagtggagagatgtcagagtgagggggctgccttggtcaggcgctccgagcagttggggggttcggtgccttgct
Coding sequences within:
- the LOC126400718 gene encoding olfactory receptor 52E4-like; amino-acid sequence: MLIICANLLLIVVICVNRSLHEPMYMFLCSLFVNELYGSTGLFPLLLLQILSDIHTVSASACFLQIFFVYSYGSVELLNLAIISYDRYLAICYPLQYNIRMTYEKVALFIVLIWLVVFLVNFFTLPLIVPLQLCGNIINKVYCDNHSVVKLACSDTTVINIYGLIVSAFSVFGPLTLICYTYIKILKVCFSGSKQTRQKAVSTCTPHLASLLNFSFGAFFEIVQSRFNMTGVPNMLRIFLSLYFLTCPPLFNPVIYGLKLSTIRVTCKNLILNVGC
- the LOC126400727 gene encoding olfactory receptor 5F1-like, whose amino-acid sequence is MINFTQVSYFTLAAYFDTGALKYLYFIIVLSLYIFIVSANLLLIVVICVNRSLHEPMYMFLCSLFVNELYGSTGLFPLLLLQILSDIHTVSTSCCFLQIFSLYTYGAVEYLNLAIMSYDRYLAICYPLQYNTQMTHNKIATLIALIWLYPLLACVVYTYLNSDSQLCGNIIYKVYCDSHSVVKLACSDTVVVNAYGLLACFGTIFGALIFILYTYMKILLVCFSGSKQTRQKAVSTCTPHLISLFNFSVGTCFELIQSRFNMSSVPNMMRIFLSLYFLTCPPLFNPVLYGLNMSKIRETGKSLLSNIGY